The Paenibacillus tianjinensis genome has a window encoding:
- the feoB gene encoding ferrous iron transport protein B, whose protein sequence is MSSIALVGNPNTGKTSLFNTLTSSYEYVGNWAGVTVEKKVGSLKNGAGKLIDLPGIYSLHPLSRDEGVAAQYLIDESPEALVNIVDASQLERNLLLTLQLLEYGKPTVLGLNMIDVAKARGIYVNPEILQKHLGITVLPLVARTGKGSGQVLSILEKTSSIPAVTFKLHYGELVEQAIAAIQHELQQTADLPNHRWVALQLLEQNPVVLELLSKRINISRLLEICDTCQTELQNKKLALTLPQWIRSTRKEYIHSICLEAVDTTAQKPHNLTEKLDSILTHRFLGLPLFLVFMYAMFKTTFDWVGGPLSDIVDGWISGPISDSANSLLQTIGASGFTHALIVDGIIGGVGGVVVFVPQIFILFLMISFLEDSGYMARVCLLMDSTMERMGLNGKAFIPFIIGFGCNVPAIMAARSIEQPKERMLTTLLLPLMSCSARLPVYLLFAAVFFPAQQATAVMSMYVLGVIFALILCKLFSKHLFKNESSVFIIELPPYRMPQLKTLGRSTWEKGKGFLRKAGTIILAGSVIIWLMSYAGPTGFNVDMDNSFLAKFGGLIAPLLHPLGFGTWQAGSTLVPGFLAKEVVVSTMNIIYHTPDTAGLESQISQVFTPLSSISFMAFILLYIPCLATVGVIKKETASWKWTFFSMGYSLVLAYMVSFIIFQGGSLLGWS, encoded by the coding sequence ATGAGTTCCATTGCACTCGTAGGTAATCCCAACACCGGAAAAACCTCACTTTTTAATACATTAACCTCTTCCTATGAATATGTAGGGAACTGGGCTGGCGTAACCGTTGAGAAAAAGGTGGGCAGCCTGAAGAATGGCGCAGGCAAGCTGATCGATCTACCTGGAATCTACTCCCTGCACCCCCTTTCCCGTGATGAGGGCGTTGCCGCGCAGTATCTGATCGATGAGTCGCCGGAAGCGCTCGTTAACATTGTGGATGCATCACAGCTGGAACGGAATCTGCTGCTGACCCTGCAATTGCTGGAATATGGCAAGCCGACCGTACTCGGCCTCAATATGATCGATGTCGCTAAAGCCCGCGGCATTTATGTTAATCCTGAGATCCTGCAAAAGCATTTAGGCATTACTGTACTGCCGCTGGTTGCCAGAACCGGCAAAGGCAGCGGACAAGTACTGAGCATCCTGGAAAAAACATCGAGCATACCTGCAGTAACCTTTAAGCTCCATTATGGAGAGCTCGTAGAGCAGGCCATCGCGGCCATTCAGCATGAATTGCAGCAAACTGCTGATTTACCGAACCACCGCTGGGTTGCTCTTCAATTGCTGGAACAGAATCCGGTGGTGCTCGAGCTGCTGAGTAAACGCATCAATATCAGCCGGCTGCTGGAAATCTGCGATACCTGCCAAACCGAGCTGCAGAACAAGAAGCTGGCCTTGACGCTGCCGCAATGGATTCGTTCAACCCGTAAAGAATACATTCATTCGATATGTCTTGAGGCAGTGGATACAACAGCCCAGAAGCCGCATAATCTGACGGAAAAACTGGATTCCATTCTGACCCACCGTTTTTTGGGACTTCCTCTATTTCTTGTTTTTATGTATGCAATGTTCAAAACAACATTTGACTGGGTCGGCGGACCTTTGTCAGATATCGTAGACGGCTGGATTTCCGGCCCCATCAGTGACAGTGCTAATTCACTGCTCCAGACGATCGGGGCATCAGGATTTACGCATGCGCTGATTGTAGACGGCATTATCGGCGGGGTAGGAGGCGTGGTTGTCTTCGTTCCGCAGATTTTTATTCTGTTCCTGATGATTTCTTTCCTGGAGGATTCCGGATACATGGCACGTGTCTGTCTGCTCATGGACAGCACAATGGAACGGATGGGGTTAAACGGCAAAGCATTTATCCCGTTTATTATCGGCTTCGGCTGTAATGTCCCCGCTATCATGGCTGCACGCAGCATTGAACAGCCTAAAGAACGGATGCTCACAACTCTCTTGTTGCCGCTCATGTCCTGCTCTGCCCGATTGCCGGTTTATCTATTGTTTGCCGCAGTATTCTTCCCGGCCCAGCAGGCAACGGCAGTTATGTCCATGTATGTGCTCGGTGTTATATTCGCACTGATCCTGTGCAAGCTGTTCTCCAAGCACTTGTTCAAGAATGAATCGTCCGTCTTCATCATTGAACTGCCTCCTTACCGTATGCCGCAGCTTAAGACGCTTGGCCGCAGCACCTGGGAGAAAGGCAAAGGCTTCCTGCGCAAAGCAGGTACCATTATCCTTGCCGGTTCCGTAATTATCTGGCTGATGTCCTATGCCGGGCCCACCGGATTCAATGTGGACATGGATAACAGTTTTTTGGCTAAATTCGGCGGGCTGATCGCACCGCTGCTGCACCCGCTCGGCTTCGGAACCTGGCAGGCCGGCTCCACGCTGGTTCCCGGCTTCCTTGCGAAAGAGGTTGTAGTCTCCACCATGAATATCATCTATCACACGCCGGACACTGCCGGATTGGAAAGTCAGATCTCACAGGTATTTACACCGCTGAGCTCCATCAGCTTCATGGCCTTTATCCTGCTCTATATTCCTTGCCTGGCCACTGTGGGGGTTATTAAAAAAGAAACAGCTTCCTGGAAGTGGACTTTCTTCTCTATGGGGTACTCCCTGGTGCTGGCGTATATGGTATCATTTATTATTTTCCAAGGCGGAAGTTTATTGGGATGGTCGTAA
- a CDS encoding leucyl aminopeptidase: MIIEWNSGGSSAAITGDALCVIVSEAELERGSMPAAWKSRIEPLAQAGLFTGKLNQTYLLAAGDLPSHSLVILAGSGIGMPNADEIRVLAAQVSRAAFRHKISVLIIQVPELLMSKEAVTVAQMLTEGLVLGGYRRKHYKQEQPPYRGLTSVVFRTEQQTGEAVNHSWNQGIQRGLAFAEATNLARDLTNLPGNLLTPSTLAAAAIEVAERHGLPAEVLDEREMEQKGMGGLLAVGKGSVHPPRMIAIRYQGTGDWENVIGIVGKGITFDTGGISLKRAPGMEDMISDMGGAAAVLGVIDALGRLRPRVNVVMVIPAAENMPSAAAFKPGDVITSLSGRTVEVLNTDAEGRIVLGDALTYAMEWGAERIIDVATLTGAVLSILGDIATGAVTNDEPFLQELLAASRLSGEKIWPLPVYPEFREMLRSEVADIRNAAGRFGGATTAGLFIGEFAEGRPWIHLDIAGTAFLSKERGVNPKGATGVMVRTMLEYLVNFTCGTGSEQAAASTGN; this comes from the coding sequence ATGATCATTGAATGGAACAGCGGCGGTTCATCTGCTGCCATAACAGGCGATGCCTTATGTGTTATTGTATCCGAAGCCGAGCTGGAGCGCGGCAGTATGCCGGCAGCATGGAAGTCGAGAATAGAGCCACTGGCCCAAGCAGGACTTTTTACAGGGAAGCTAAATCAGACCTATCTATTGGCCGCCGGAGATCTGCCTAGTCATTCTCTTGTCATTTTAGCGGGAAGCGGAATAGGAATGCCGAATGCAGATGAAATAAGGGTGCTGGCTGCACAGGTTTCCCGCGCTGCATTTCGCCACAAAATCTCGGTGCTTATCATTCAAGTACCAGAGCTGCTCATGTCTAAGGAGGCTGTAACAGTGGCCCAGATGCTTACCGAAGGCCTTGTGCTTGGGGGCTACCGCAGGAAGCATTACAAGCAGGAACAGCCTCCTTATAGAGGACTGACCTCTGTGGTGTTTCGTACGGAGCAGCAAACGGGGGAAGCGGTCAATCATAGCTGGAATCAGGGGATACAGCGGGGTTTGGCCTTTGCCGAAGCGACGAATCTGGCCCGCGATTTGACGAACCTTCCCGGCAATTTGCTGACACCATCCACTCTAGCGGCGGCAGCCATTGAAGTGGCTGAGCGTCATGGCCTTCCGGCTGAAGTGCTGGATGAACGTGAAATGGAACAAAAAGGGATGGGCGGCCTGCTTGCTGTCGGGAAGGGCAGTGTGCATCCGCCGCGGATGATAGCTATTCGTTACCAGGGAACCGGCGACTGGGAGAATGTCATAGGGATTGTCGGCAAAGGAATTACCTTTGACACAGGCGGAATTTCACTGAAAAGAGCGCCAGGGATGGAAGATATGATCAGTGACATGGGCGGGGCGGCAGCTGTACTGGGTGTCATTGACGCGCTGGGCAGATTGCGGCCGCGGGTTAATGTGGTTATGGTCATCCCTGCTGCTGAAAATATGCCCTCGGCTGCTGCCTTTAAGCCAGGGGATGTAATAACCTCTCTTAGCGGAAGAACAGTTGAAGTGCTCAATACCGATGCGGAGGGAAGAATAGTACTCGGGGATGCGTTGACCTATGCCATGGAATGGGGGGCAGAACGCATCATTGATGTAGCCACACTTACTGGTGCGGTGCTATCGATTTTGGGGGATATTGCTACCGGTGCTGTCACTAATGACGAGCCGTTTTTACAGGAGCTGCTGGCTGCTTCCAGGTTGTCCGGAGAGAAAATCTGGCCGCTGCCGGTGTATCCTGAATTCCGTGAAATGCTGAGAAGTGAAGTAGCGGATATCCGCAACGCAGCCGGAAGATTCGGAGGTGCCACAACGGCAGGCTTATTTATCGGTGAGTTTGCTGAAGGGCGGCCGTGGATTCACCTGGATATTGCCGGAACAGCCTTCCTGTCCAAAGAGCGGGGCGTGAACCCCAAAGGGGCAACAGGAGTTATGGTGCGTACGATGCTGGAATATTTAGTGAATTTTACGTGCGGGACAGGATCAGAACAGGCTGCCGCTTCAACCGGAAACTAA
- a CDS encoding FeoA family protein — translation MASTSCSLLRLQPGSTGSIYRIEGMNPILRRRLADLGVSEGVMIRLKGKGPFLGPITLECNGQLFAIRRKEASMIEVNVS, via the coding sequence ATGGCCTCTACATCCTGCTCATTACTGCGCCTACAACCGGGCTCGACAGGCTCTATTTATAGAATTGAAGGTATGAACCCTATCCTGCGACGCCGTCTTGCAGATCTTGGGGTGTCCGAAGGCGTTATGATCCGTCTAAAAGGAAAAGGCCCCTTCTTGGGTCCGATTACACTGGAGTGTAACGGGCAATTGTTCGCGATTCGCCGGAAGGAAGCTTCCATGATTGAGGTGAATGTTTCATGA
- a CDS encoding FeoB-associated Cys-rich membrane protein — translation MLVNIVIVAAVFGYSGWMIYRHVQKGKQGACAGCDKSKSCPAASLDSPFACSSGTADSKL, via the coding sequence ATGTTAGTCAATATTGTGATTGTAGCTGCAGTGTTCGGTTATTCGGGCTGGATGATTTACCGGCATGTTCAAAAAGGGAAACAAGGTGCTTGCGCCGGCTGTGATAAAAGCAAAAGCTGCCCGGCTGCTTCGCTGGATTCGCCATTCGCCTGCTCTTCAGGAACGGCCGACAGCAAGCTGTAA
- a CDS encoding bifunctional diguanylate cyclase/phosphodiesterase has product MRQEERKTIQAAIIGAALFLLIQIFRTPLSHIENQDVLLALYLIIGCCNIAFGFAIFAQGWLFFSDKLSRARLYTSALFLGVCIFDFLHTLSFVGIPAISSIISTNQSLWLLTFSRLASAFGILFIFSKEDQPVSVTGKKKVFGVSLVLIALSLSVLIFSHSIAQGFPAYSWVNTMKHLVDMAVLFVYLLSVGIIVYPGRVEKSASLLIIIRALIFFALSQVFFMNLLSVGEMDYLFGMLSSGIAYYLMLTGVYRLTIDEPYHENQQAEARINYLAYHDDLTGLPNRRRLMQRVEEMIVQSEKDKSRGFSALVIMNINHFKNINDSLGHFAGDLLLQLVSERFQNEVQVNEELFSMGADEFAFLMTERTGVESCLVRASELLRLFETPVQLESGEYHISLSLGMSIHPGDGDTAEQLIQNADTAVHNAKEQNVEIRRYIPSMQMKAKERLKLENDLRRALERDEFYLVYQPQVRLETEEIVGMEALLRWNHPKRGMVSPVEFIPIAEESGLIVPIGEWVLKTACRQNKEWQAVGYRPICVSINLSMRQFLQPNLAGKIDAILQEIGLDPCYVDLEITESMTLDKETAFDQLNRLKRLGVFISIDDFGTGYSSLHYLKNMPIDRLKIDRSFVSEVMEDSNNAAIVSTITSMAHHLKLKVTAEGVENKDQLNFLRQQHCHEAQGYLFSKPVKAAEFETAFLKPLLEVSM; this is encoded by the coding sequence ATGAGACAAGAAGAGAGAAAGACAATCCAAGCGGCGATTATAGGGGCCGCACTGTTCCTTCTAATTCAGATTTTCCGTACACCGCTTAGTCACATCGAGAATCAGGATGTACTGCTAGCACTCTATCTTATTATCGGCTGCTGCAATATTGCTTTTGGTTTTGCGATTTTTGCCCAAGGATGGCTGTTTTTCTCCGACAAATTATCCAGAGCAAGACTTTATACCTCCGCTTTATTTTTAGGAGTATGCATCTTTGATTTTCTACACACCTTAAGTTTTGTAGGAATTCCTGCAATATCTTCTATTATCAGCACGAATCAATCCCTTTGGCTGCTTACCTTTTCGCGTCTGGCCAGCGCATTCGGCATACTGTTTATTTTCAGCAAGGAAGACCAGCCTGTATCTGTAACGGGTAAAAAAAAGGTATTCGGTGTATCGCTCGTACTGATTGCCCTTTCGCTGTCGGTGCTGATCTTTAGCCATTCCATTGCTCAGGGATTTCCGGCCTATTCCTGGGTAAACACGATGAAGCATCTGGTGGATATGGCGGTGTTGTTTGTCTATCTGCTTAGTGTCGGCATTATTGTATACCCGGGCAGGGTTGAGAAATCAGCCTCTCTGCTCATTATTATCCGTGCCCTGATCTTTTTCGCCTTGAGTCAGGTATTCTTCATGAACCTGTTAAGTGTCGGGGAGATGGATTATCTCTTTGGAATGCTCAGCAGCGGAATAGCTTATTATCTGATGCTCACCGGGGTCTACCGGCTGACAATCGATGAACCTTACCATGAGAATCAGCAGGCGGAAGCACGGATTAACTATTTGGCGTATCACGATGATTTGACAGGTCTTCCGAATAGAAGGCGTCTGATGCAGCGAGTGGAAGAAATGATCGTGCAGAGTGAAAAAGATAAAAGCCGTGGATTCTCGGCGCTTGTCATTATGAATATTAATCATTTTAAAAATATCAATGACTCTTTGGGGCATTTCGCCGGCGATCTGCTGCTGCAGCTTGTTTCGGAGCGGTTTCAAAATGAGGTTCAGGTGAACGAAGAACTGTTCAGTATGGGGGCAGATGAGTTTGCCTTCTTGATGACGGAGCGGACTGGTGTAGAGAGCTGTCTGGTGCGCGCGTCAGAGCTTTTGCGGCTGTTCGAGACTCCAGTGCAGCTGGAATCCGGTGAATATCATATCTCTCTTAGCCTTGGGATGAGTATCCACCCCGGTGATGGGGATACCGCGGAGCAGTTGATCCAGAATGCGGATACGGCTGTCCATAATGCCAAAGAGCAAAACGTGGAGATCCGCCGCTATATACCATCCATGCAGATGAAGGCCAAAGAACGCCTCAAGCTGGAAAACGACCTGCGCCGGGCACTGGAGCGTGATGAATTCTATCTTGTCTATCAGCCGCAGGTACGGCTTGAGACCGAAGAGATTGTCGGGATGGAGGCACTGCTGCGCTGGAATCATCCGAAACGGGGGATGGTATCGCCTGTAGAGTTCATTCCGATTGCAGAAGAGAGCGGGCTTATCGTTCCTATCGGGGAGTGGGTACTCAAAACAGCCTGCCGGCAAAATAAAGAGTGGCAGGCAGTGGGATACCGCCCGATCTGTGTATCCATTAACCTGTCCATGCGACAGTTTCTACAGCCTAATCTGGCCGGTAAAATTGATGCCATCCTGCAGGAGATCGGTCTTGATCCTTGTTATGTGGATTTGGAAATTACGGAAAGCATGACCTTGGACAAGGAAACCGCTTTTGACCAGCTTAACCGCTTGAAGCGGCTTGGCGTATTCATCAGCATTGATGATTTCGGCACAGGCTATAGTTCCTTGCACTATTTGAAGAATATGCCGATTGACCGGCTGAAGATTGACCGTTCCTTCGTCTCTGAAGTGATGGAAGACAGCAATAATGCCGCAATTGTCTCTACGATTACATCCATGGCCCACCACTTGAAGCTGAAGGTTACTGCTGAAGGTGTAGAGAATAAAGATCAGCTGAACTTCTTACGCCAGCAGCATTGCCATGAAGCCCAAGGTTATCTGTTCAGCAAACCGGTAAAAGCCGCAGAATTTGAAACGGCATTCCTGAAGCCATTGCTGGAAGTATCAATGTAA
- a CDS encoding aldolase catalytic domain-containing protein produces the protein MVKNNQSKIVDCTIRDGGLVNNWDFSVEFVQNLYAGLNEAGVDYMEIGYKNSPKLLKGAEDAGPWRFLNDDFLRKVIPQKGNTKLSALVDIGRVDENDILPRSESMLDLIRVACYSKDVDKALQLVQTFHDRGYETTINIMALSNVMENELLEAFEMIRESVVDVVYIVDSYGSLDHNDMKYLVDKFKTHLPNKRLGVHTHNNLQLAFSNTLIAAELGVELLDASCYGMGRAAGNCPTELLVTHLKNTKYTLRPVLDIIERLMIPLCEKEEWGYIIPYMITGTLDEHPRSAMALRSSEDKDKAVDFYDKLTTPEVSFGDK, from the coding sequence ATGGTGAAGAATAATCAAAGCAAAATTGTCGATTGCACGATTCGTGATGGAGGACTCGTCAACAACTGGGATTTTAGCGTAGAATTTGTGCAGAATCTGTATGCCGGTCTGAATGAAGCCGGTGTTGATTATATGGAAATCGGTTATAAAAACTCTCCCAAGCTGCTAAAAGGGGCTGAAGATGCAGGCCCATGGCGTTTCCTGAATGATGATTTCCTGCGCAAGGTTATTCCCCAAAAGGGAAACACCAAACTGTCGGCGCTGGTAGATATCGGGCGGGTGGACGAAAATGATATTCTGCCGCGCAGCGAGAGTATGCTTGACCTGATCCGTGTAGCCTGCTACAGCAAGGATGTCGACAAAGCGCTGCAGCTGGTGCAGACTTTCCATGACCGCGGGTATGAAACAACCATTAATATTATGGCTCTGTCCAATGTGATGGAGAATGAGCTGCTGGAAGCCTTTGAAATGATCCGCGAAAGTGTCGTTGATGTTGTTTATATTGTAGATTCTTACGGCAGTCTTGATCATAACGACATGAAATACCTGGTGGACAAGTTCAAAACCCATCTGCCTAACAAACGTCTGGGCGTACATACGCACAACAATCTGCAGCTGGCCTTCTCCAATACTCTTATTGCGGCTGAGCTGGGAGTAGAACTGCTGGATGCCTCCTGCTACGGAATGGGACGTGCCGCCGGGAACTGCCCGACTGAGCTGCTGGTTACCCACTTGAAGAATACCAAGTATACGCTGCGTCCGGTTCTTGATATTATCGAGCGTCTGATGATTCCGCTCTGTGAGAAAGAAGAGTGGGGATATATCATTCCATATATGATCACCGGCACTTTGGATGAGCACCCGCGCTCAGCGATGGCGCTCCGTTCATCAGAGGATAAAGATAAGGCTGTCGATTTCTATGACAAGCTGACAACGCCTGAGGTTAGCTTCGGAGATAAATAA